The following are encoded in a window of Lotus japonicus ecotype B-129 unplaced genomic scaffold, LjGifu_v1.2 AP026984.1 genomic DNA:
- the LOC130727305 gene encoding uncharacterized protein LOC130727305, with protein sequence MKAFNSVTGFVLPDLKNRFFLWSFLIVVSLICGAYVVGNASFAKEYKQRLARWGLIYSLPVTKSNACKKHCWPSGTEALPKGIVARTSSFEMRPLWDSGINHRISKHPLNLLAIAVGIKQKEIVNKIVEKFPSSDFVVMLFHYDGFVDGWKNLAWSKHAIHVSAINQTKWWFAKRFLHPDIVADYNYIFLWDEDLLIDNFDPKRYVSIVKEEGLEISQPALDPVKSEVHHPLTVRKAGSKVHRRYYKFKGGGRCDDNSTAPPCTGWVEMMAPVFSRKSWQCVWHLIQNDLIHAWGLDRQLGYCALGNRMKNVGVVDSEYIVHLGLPTLGSSNDNETLSDSHKDNSRVKVRMQSYIEMQVFGKRWKEAANKDKCWSDPYGQVANQTSHY encoded by the exons ATGAAGGCTTTCAATTCTGTAACT GGTTTTGTCTTGCCAGACTTGAAGAATAGGTTCTTCCTTTGGAGTTTCCTCATTGTGGTTTCTTTAATTTGTGGTGCTTATGTGGTTGGTAATGCATCCTTTGCAAAGGAATACAAACAA AGATTAGCACGATGGGGACTAATTTATTCACTGCCAGTTACAAAATCCAATGCATGCAAG AAACATTGCTGGCCTTCTGGAACTGAAGCATTGCCTAAAGGAATTGTTGCTAGAACATCTAGCTTCGAAATGCGGCCCTTATGGGACTCTGGTATAAATCAT agaatttcaaagcaccCATTGAACTTGTTGGCTATTGCAGTGGGGATAAAGCAGAAAGAAATTGTCAATAAAATAGTTGAAAAG TTCCCATCAAGTGATTTTGTGGTAATGCTTTTTCATTATGATGGTTTTGTGGATGGATGGAAGAACTTAGCTTGGAGTAAGCACGCCATACATGTGTCTGCTATCAATCAAACAAAATG GTGGTTTGCAAAACGGTTTTTGCATCCAGACATAGTTGCTGACTACAATTATATATTTCTCTGGGACGAGGACCTTCTTATTGATAATTTTGACCCAAAAAG GTATGTATCCATTGTTAAAGAAGAGGGACTAGAGATATCACAGCCTGCATTGGATCCTGTTAAATCAGAAGTACATCATCCACTGACTGTTCGTAAAGCAGGATCAAAAGTGCACAG AAGGTATTATAAGTTTAAAGGTGGTGGAAGGTGTGATGACAATAGTACTGCCCCTCCTTGCACAGG TTGGGTGGAAATGATGGCGCCAGTGTTTTCCAGAAAATCATGGCAATGTGTATGGCATTTGATCCAG AATGACTTAATCCATGCGTGGGGCCTCGATAGGCAGCTTGGTTATTGTGCACTG GGCAATCGAATGAAAAATGTTGGTGTGGTGGATTCTGAGTATATAGTTCATCTGGGTCTGCCTACTCTTGGGAGCTCTAATGACAATGAG ACGCTGTCAGATTCCCACAAAGATAATTCCAGAGTTAAA GTTAGGATGCAGTCATACATTGAAATGCAGGTTTTTGGGAAAAGATGGAAAGAAGCAGCAAACAAGGACAAATGTTGGAGTGATCCGTATGGACAAGTGGCAAACCAGACTAGCCATTATTGA
- the LOC130727306 gene encoding glycosyltransferase BC10-like, which yields MARMRVGEGKEREREREREREREEGGIVNVIGGEKENHVGLLRLARIVTFLVVFAAGVVIGLTTSSHINNTHFISQYTSDVGVGVGVVNHVNVLNCTPTPTPPPTPTPSPSPPQPSPLDMQTFLHPTTNNLSHPMSDEELFWRASLVPKKPAYPYMRIPKVAFMFLTRGPLPMLPLWERFFHGHTPLFNIYVHAPPTYFLNVSTSSPFYGRNIPSQDVSWGTVTLADAERRLLANALLDFSNERFVLLSESCIPVYNFPTVYRYLIDSAHSFVESYDDPSRYGRGRYSRSMLPHIQLKHWRKGSQWFELNRALAVYVVSDTQYYTLFRKYCKPACYPDEHYIPTFLNMFHGSLNSNRSVTWVDWTMLGPHPATYGRANITIGFLQAIRNNGSLCRYNSEMTSICFLFARKFDQSALEPLLNLSLQVMKF from the exons ATGGCAAGGATGCGAGTTGGAGAGGGAAAGGAAAGGGAGagggaaagggaaagggaaagagAAAGGGAAGAAGGAGGAATTGTGAATGTGATTggaggagaaaaagaaaaccacGTTGGTTTGCTTAGATTGGCACGGATTGTAACATTTCTGGTTGTATTTGCAGCAGGTGTTGTGATTGGTCTAACCACCAGTTCTCACATTAACAACACCCATTTCATTTCACAATACACCTCTGAtgttggtgttggtgttggtgttgTCAACCATGTAAATGTCCTCAATTGCACACCCACCCCCACACCCCCACCAACACCCACACCTTCACCTTCACCCCCTCAACCATCTCCTCTCGACATGCAAACCTTTCTTCATCCCACCACCAACAACCTCAGCCATCCCATGTCCGATGAGGAGCTTTTCTGGAGAGCTTCCTTGGTCCCCAAGAAACCAGCCTACCCTTACATGAGAATACCCAAAGTGGCTTTCATGTTTCTCACCAGGGGTCCCTTGCCCATGTTGCCCCTCTGGGAGAGATTCTTCCACGGCCACACGCCTCTCTTCAACATCTACGTCCATGCACCCCCCACGTACTTTCTCAATGTTTCCACTTCTTCCCCCTTCTATGGACGCAACATCCCAAGTCAG GATGTTTCATGGGGAACAGTTACGCTAGCAGATGCTGAGAGGCGGCTTTTAGCCAATGCTCTTCTTGACTTTTCGAATGAGCGGTTTGTTCTCCTTTCAGAGAGTTGCATCCCAGTCTACAACTTCCCTACTGTTTACAGATATCTCATTGATTCTGCACACAGCTTTGTAGAGTCATATGATGACCCTTCCCGTTACGGGCGTGGCCGCTACAGCCGAAGTATGCTTCCTCATATTCAGCTCAAGCACTGGAGGAAAGGGTCTCAGTGGTTTGAACTCAACCGTGCTCTGGCTGTTTATGTAGTCTCTGACACCCAATATTATACCCTCTTCCGTAAATATTGTAAGCCTGCTTGCTACCCGGATGAACACTACATTCCAACCTTCCTAAATATGTTTCATGGTTCACTTAATTCAAACAGGTCAGTGACATGGGTTGACTGGACAATGCTTGGTCCTCATCCAGCAACCTATGGAAGAGCCAATATAACTATTGGTTTTCTACAGGCTATAAGGAACAATGGATCCCTTTGTCGATACAATTCAGAGATGACATCTATTTGTTTCCTCTTTGCTCGCAAGTTTGATCAGAGTGCTCTGGAGCCCTTGCTTAACCTTTCTTTACAAGTGATGAAATTTTGA